The following are encoded in a window of Phaseolus vulgaris cultivar G19833 chromosome 3, P. vulgaris v2.0, whole genome shotgun sequence genomic DNA:
- the LOC137808729 gene encoding PLASMODESMATA CALLOSE-BINDING PROTEIN 3-like yields the protein MAAPKFVPLLLLTMMVEIQNVVGQGAATWCVARSDASNDALQTALDYACGAGADCLPLQSEGLCFLPNTIQAHASYAFNSYYQRRARAPGSCDFAGTGTIATSDPSYGSCVYPSTASSAGGPNTPITTPPMNNNPNVPSSTTATPLYGGGNTGGLTPGMSTPFPDSSRAASEATVTWFFLFFCSHYIHYLLV from the exons ATGGCAGCACCAAAGTTTGTTCCTCTGTTGTTACTAACCATGATGGTGGAAATCCAGAATGTGGTTGGTCAAGGTGCTGCGACTTGGTGTGTGGCAAGGAGTGATGCCAGCAATGATGCACTGCAAACGGCTTTGGACTATGCATGTGGGGCTGGTGCTGATTGTCTTCCTCTTCAGTCTGAGGGACTCTGTTTTCTCCCTAACACCATTCAGGCCCACGCTTCCTATGCCTTCAACAGCTACTATCAGCGCAGAGCCAGAGCTCCTGGCTCCtgtgattttgctggaacaggCACCATTGCCACCAGTGATCCCA GTTATGGATCTTGTGTGTATCCTTCTACAGCAAG TTCTGCTGGAGGACCAAATACACCAATCACAACACCTCCTATGAACAACAACCCTAATGTGCCATCATCAACCACAGCAACACCACTCTATGGTGGGGGAAACACTGGTGGACTAACTCCTGGAATGAGCACTCCATTTCCTGACAGTTCTAGAGCAGCATCAGAAGCAACAGTAACatggttttttcttttcttttgctcTCATTATATCCATTATCTCCTAGTATGA
- the LOC137808728 gene encoding cellulose synthase-like protein G2 isoform X1 encodes MKSLLPLNTFHVQNLQLIVNRLHLLLHSTALAFLFYYRFCFLFQLPQNRQGYGLLSWLLVFASETILSFVWILDQAFRWRPISRSVFPERLPEDHKLPPIDVFICTADPTKEPTLDVMNTVLSAMALDYPPEKLHVYLSDDGGSPLTLHGVREAWKFARCWLPFCTRYKIKNRCPKAYFSASEDHADDADFARSSLYLADKHKIKEQYEGFKEEIKAFRKDRPFSRDHPSVIEVIQESITDDVDNVKMPVLVYVSREKKASHPHHFKAGALNVLLRVSSVMSNSPYILVLDCDMFCNDPTSARYAMCFHLDPKMSSSLSFVQFPQKFHNISKNDIYDSQLRSLFSLQWQGMDGLKGPVMSGTGFYIKRASLFGNCARKGSDLLQQKEQFGSSNEFIRSLDGNNTSDLVSDQKYAFLEEPHFLASCSYEIGTKWGEEVGFLYYSVVEDYLTGFVLHSDGWTSVFCEPSKPQFLGTATTNLNDVLIQGTRWYSGLFENGINRFCPLIYGPTRMPLLQCLCFAWLTYFPLYCLPLWCLATVPQLSLLNGIPLYPKVSDPFFIVFAFIFLSALLKHLQEVSLTGGTLHNWINEQRIWMMKSVTCHLYGCLDALLKKFGIREASFLPTNKLENDEQTLLYQMDKYDFQASNIFIAPMLFLITVNIYCLVGGVYRVLLVGDCDKMFIQLFLAVFIVTVNYPLIEGILIRKDKGSISKFVAIPVILATLVLLKIFKLLGNV; translated from the exons ATGAAGAGCCTTCTTCCTCTGAATACCTTCCATGTCCAAAACCTGCAACTCATCGTTAATAGACTTCACCTGTTACTCCACTCCACAGCTTTAGCCTTCTTGTTCTATTACAGGTTCTGTTTTCTTTTCCAACTCCCACAAAACAGACAAGGCTATGGCTTGTTATCATGGCTACTTGTTTTTGCTTCAGAAACCATTCTATCCTTCGTTTGGATCCTTGATCAAGCCTTTCGCTGGCGCCCCATCTCACGTTCTGTCTTCCCAGAAAGATTGCCGGAGGATCACAAACTTCCTCCTATTGATGTGTTCATATGCACTGCAGATCCAACTAAAGAACCCACTTTGGATGTGATGAACACTGTTTTGTCAGCCATGGCTCTGGATTACCCTCCAGAGAAACTGCATGTGTATCTTTCAGATGATGGGGGGTCTCCTTTGACCCTGCATGGTGTGAGGGAGGCTTGGAAATTTGCTAGGTGCTGGCTCCCCTTTTGCACAAGGTACAAAATCAAGAACAGGTGCCCCAAGGCTTACTTCTCTGCTTCAGAGGATCATGCTGATGATGCTGATTTTGCAAGGAGTAGTTTGTACTTGGCAGATAAGCATAAGATCAAG GAACAGTATGAGGGTTTTAAAGAAGAGATAAAGGCATTCAGAAAAGATAGGCCATTTTCCAGAGATCATCCATCTGTCATTGAG GTGATTCAAGAAAGTATCACAGATGATGTAGATAATGTGAAAATGCCTGTCCTTGTGTATGTTTCTCGTGAGAAAAAGGCTTCTCATCCCCACCATTTCAAGGCTGGAGCCCTCAATGTCCTT CTTCGTGTCTCTTCAGTGATGAGTAATTCTCCATACATTCTAGTTCTAGATTGTGACATGTTCTGCAATGATCCAACCTCAGCTCGATATGCCATGTGTTTTCACCTTGATCCAAAGATGTCATCCTCCTTGTCTTTTGTTCAATTTCCTCAGAAATTTCACAACATCAGCAAGAATGACATCTATGATAGTCAGCTGAGATCACTGTTTTCA CTACAATGGCAAGGTATGGATGGGCTTAAGGGACCTGTTATGTCAGGTACAGGCTTTTATATAAAAAGGGCATCACTGTTTGGAAACTGTGCTAGGAAAG GAAGTGATCTGCTGCAACAAAAAGAACAGTTCGGTTCATCTAATGAATTCATCAGATCACTTGATGGAAACAACACAAGTGATTTGGTATCTGATCAGAAATATGCATTTCTAGAAGAACCTCACTTTTTGGCTTCTTGTAGCTATGAAATTGGCACTAAATGGGGAGAAGAG GTTGGTTTCTTATATTATAGTGTAGTAGAAGATTACCTTACTGGATTTGTCTTGCATTCTGATGGATGGACTTCAGTTTTCTGTGAACCATCCAAGCCACAGTTCCTAGGTACAGCTACAACAAATTTGAATGATGTACTAATCCAAGGCACTAGATGGTACAGTGGTTTGTTTGAAAATGGTATAAATAGATTTTGCCCCCTTATATATGGACCAACAAGGATGCCACTTCTCCAGTGTCTGTGTTTTGCATGGCTCACATATTTCCCTCTCTATTGCTTGCCCCTTTGGTGTCTTGCAACTGTCCCTCAGCTCAGTCTACTAAATGGAATACCCTTATAccctaag GTTTCAGACCCTTTTTTCATTGTCTTTGCATTCATCTTTCTATCAGCTCTTCTAAAACATTTACAAGAAGTCTCTTTAACTGGTGGTACACTCCATAACTGGATAAATGAGCAGAGGATCTGGATGATGAAATCTGTCACTTGCCATTTATATGGATGCTTGGATGCACTGCTAAAGAAATTTGGTATAAGAGAAGCTAGTTTCTTGCCCACTAACAAACTAGAAAATGATGAACAAACTCTGCTATATCAAATGGATAAATATGATTTCCAAGCATCAAATATCTTTATAGCACCAATGCTTTTTCTCATCACTGTCAACATATATTGCTTAGTGGGAGGAGTCTACAGAGTGTTATTGGTGGGTGACTGTGACAAAATGTTCATACAGCTTTTCCTTGCAGTTTTTATAGTTACTGTCAACTACCCTCTCATTGAAGGGATCCTAATAAGGAAGGACAAGGGAAGCATTTCAAAGTTTGTTGCCATACCTGTAATATTGGCTACTCTTGttcttttgaaaatttttaaaCTACTAGGAAATGTTTAA
- the LOC137808728 gene encoding cellulose synthase-like protein G2 isoform X2 has product MKSLLPLNTFHVQNLQLIVNRLHLLLHSTALAFLFYYRFCFLFQLPQNRQGYGLLSWLLVFASETILSFVWILDQAFRWRPISRSVFPERLPEDHKLPPIDVFICTADPTKEPTLDVMNTVLSAMALDYPPEKLHVYLSDDGGSPLTLHGVREAWKFARCWLPFCTRYKIKNRCPKAYFSASEDHADDADFARSSLYLADKHKIKEQYEGFKEEIKAFRKDRPFSRDHPSVIEVIQESITDDVDNVKMPVLVYVSREKKASHPHHFKAGALNVLLRVSSVMSNSPYILVLDCDMFCNDPTSARYAMCFHLDPKMSSSLSFVQFPQKFHNISKNDIYDSQLRSLFSLQWQGMDGLKGPVMSGSDLLQQKEQFGSSNEFIRSLDGNNTSDLVSDQKYAFLEEPHFLASCSYEIGTKWGEEVGFLYYSVVEDYLTGFVLHSDGWTSVFCEPSKPQFLGTATTNLNDVLIQGTRWYSGLFENGINRFCPLIYGPTRMPLLQCLCFAWLTYFPLYCLPLWCLATVPQLSLLNGIPLYPKVSDPFFIVFAFIFLSALLKHLQEVSLTGGTLHNWINEQRIWMMKSVTCHLYGCLDALLKKFGIREASFLPTNKLENDEQTLLYQMDKYDFQASNIFIAPMLFLITVNIYCLVGGVYRVLLVGDCDKMFIQLFLAVFIVTVNYPLIEGILIRKDKGSISKFVAIPVILATLVLLKIFKLLGNV; this is encoded by the exons ATGAAGAGCCTTCTTCCTCTGAATACCTTCCATGTCCAAAACCTGCAACTCATCGTTAATAGACTTCACCTGTTACTCCACTCCACAGCTTTAGCCTTCTTGTTCTATTACAGGTTCTGTTTTCTTTTCCAACTCCCACAAAACAGACAAGGCTATGGCTTGTTATCATGGCTACTTGTTTTTGCTTCAGAAACCATTCTATCCTTCGTTTGGATCCTTGATCAAGCCTTTCGCTGGCGCCCCATCTCACGTTCTGTCTTCCCAGAAAGATTGCCGGAGGATCACAAACTTCCTCCTATTGATGTGTTCATATGCACTGCAGATCCAACTAAAGAACCCACTTTGGATGTGATGAACACTGTTTTGTCAGCCATGGCTCTGGATTACCCTCCAGAGAAACTGCATGTGTATCTTTCAGATGATGGGGGGTCTCCTTTGACCCTGCATGGTGTGAGGGAGGCTTGGAAATTTGCTAGGTGCTGGCTCCCCTTTTGCACAAGGTACAAAATCAAGAACAGGTGCCCCAAGGCTTACTTCTCTGCTTCAGAGGATCATGCTGATGATGCTGATTTTGCAAGGAGTAGTTTGTACTTGGCAGATAAGCATAAGATCAAG GAACAGTATGAGGGTTTTAAAGAAGAGATAAAGGCATTCAGAAAAGATAGGCCATTTTCCAGAGATCATCCATCTGTCATTGAG GTGATTCAAGAAAGTATCACAGATGATGTAGATAATGTGAAAATGCCTGTCCTTGTGTATGTTTCTCGTGAGAAAAAGGCTTCTCATCCCCACCATTTCAAGGCTGGAGCCCTCAATGTCCTT CTTCGTGTCTCTTCAGTGATGAGTAATTCTCCATACATTCTAGTTCTAGATTGTGACATGTTCTGCAATGATCCAACCTCAGCTCGATATGCCATGTGTTTTCACCTTGATCCAAAGATGTCATCCTCCTTGTCTTTTGTTCAATTTCCTCAGAAATTTCACAACATCAGCAAGAATGACATCTATGATAGTCAGCTGAGATCACTGTTTTCA CTACAATGGCAAGGTATGGATGGGCTTAAGGGACCTGTTATGTCAG GAAGTGATCTGCTGCAACAAAAAGAACAGTTCGGTTCATCTAATGAATTCATCAGATCACTTGATGGAAACAACACAAGTGATTTGGTATCTGATCAGAAATATGCATTTCTAGAAGAACCTCACTTTTTGGCTTCTTGTAGCTATGAAATTGGCACTAAATGGGGAGAAGAG GTTGGTTTCTTATATTATAGTGTAGTAGAAGATTACCTTACTGGATTTGTCTTGCATTCTGATGGATGGACTTCAGTTTTCTGTGAACCATCCAAGCCACAGTTCCTAGGTACAGCTACAACAAATTTGAATGATGTACTAATCCAAGGCACTAGATGGTACAGTGGTTTGTTTGAAAATGGTATAAATAGATTTTGCCCCCTTATATATGGACCAACAAGGATGCCACTTCTCCAGTGTCTGTGTTTTGCATGGCTCACATATTTCCCTCTCTATTGCTTGCCCCTTTGGTGTCTTGCAACTGTCCCTCAGCTCAGTCTACTAAATGGAATACCCTTATAccctaag GTTTCAGACCCTTTTTTCATTGTCTTTGCATTCATCTTTCTATCAGCTCTTCTAAAACATTTACAAGAAGTCTCTTTAACTGGTGGTACACTCCATAACTGGATAAATGAGCAGAGGATCTGGATGATGAAATCTGTCACTTGCCATTTATATGGATGCTTGGATGCACTGCTAAAGAAATTTGGTATAAGAGAAGCTAGTTTCTTGCCCACTAACAAACTAGAAAATGATGAACAAACTCTGCTATATCAAATGGATAAATATGATTTCCAAGCATCAAATATCTTTATAGCACCAATGCTTTTTCTCATCACTGTCAACATATATTGCTTAGTGGGAGGAGTCTACAGAGTGTTATTGGTGGGTGACTGTGACAAAATGTTCATACAGCTTTTCCTTGCAGTTTTTATAGTTACTGTCAACTACCCTCTCATTGAAGGGATCCTAATAAGGAAGGACAAGGGAAGCATTTCAAAGTTTGTTGCCATACCTGTAATATTGGCTACTCTTGttcttttgaaaatttttaaaCTACTAGGAAATGTTTAA